The Pseudorasbora parva isolate DD20220531a chromosome 19, ASM2467924v1, whole genome shotgun sequence genomic sequence GTGATCATGACCCTCCAGCACGGAGGAGAGCCCGAACACCAGTACAGCATCATATTCTGCGCCATGACTGTCAGTAATAATAAccgtaaataataataataactgttACTGTGTCAGGACACCAGATTTTTGCAGCGTCAACTCAACACTTGGCGTTTCGAGTCTGACGACGGCACGTTGGGCGTGGTTTGATATACGCACGCCAAGGCGCATGCGCAGTGAGGCCATCTGCTGGCTGGAGATATGAGTGACAATAATGTGTTAAAGTGAGTGAATTataaataactttaaaaaataatatctgTAATTGACCAGTACATAAGGGGATAAAGACAtgtataatgttataatatttgtaataaagtttaaacatttaataaatgttataataaaGTCGACTTTGAGATGTTTTTATTGTGTGGTTATTATTGTACTTTTttctgtacagcactttggtcaacTGCGTTTGTTGTAAAGTGCTTAACACATATAGTTGGTATGGTATATTATTCAAAATGGTTTTGTTAATGTATTGCTTTATTAAACTACATTTATAAACACGAATCgattttaaatgtctgtcttgtacatttaaaagtgatttatttatatagatttaaagggatagttcattttaaaatgaaaattatgtcgtCCTTTAcgctccctcaagttgtttcagacctgtatgagtttctctCTTCAGCCGAACACAAGGGGAGAtactttgaagaatgtcagGAACCgatcagttaactggagccattgacttctgtagtttttttcccccttctatggaagtcaatggctgaCATTCTtgaaaatatcttcccttgtgttcagatgaagaaagaaactcatacaggtttgaggagagtaaaggatgacagaatttacattctaaagtgaactgtccctttgaGTATAAATTACTAAATTGAGactccattttttttaaataggctcTACACATTAGACGAAACAATTATTTTGTCCATAATAGTCTCATATCTTTACATCAGTTtctactttttatttaattctaagAGAAGATACATATTAATGGAGTAATTATATTTACCTCCTTTATTAAGATCTGTATTATTACAATAATTTCTgtcattgactgtattatgaggggtaagcgcgaacgcagtccccacaaattatgcagtcgagattctcACATGTGAAGGAATTCGCCATTCGCTAGACGTTCTCTATAGAGAAGTGCAAAAGTCTACGTTGAACGTAGACAGTTACGGCCCGTCATTGGCCTGGAGTCTACGTTCACTGTAGACTCTGGGCCAGTCAGAGAAGCGAACTGGTTCCGCGCAGAGCCCCTCCATACTAAGTGCTCTAATGTAATGTAATCAATATCTATTATTCACTTGATTATGAGGGGaaagcgcgaacgcagtccccacTACCacaaattatgcagtcgagattctcACATGTGGAGAATTCGTAAAGGTCAGACAGCCTCTGTGCAATGGCTGATCCTCACTTTAGGCGATCCACCTGACTGATCATGGAGTcgcccctgccaggtaagtataaGGAGAAGGAGAGCCGGTCAGAGAGTTATTCGGCTCGCCACCGTTCACATCAACGGTGACTAACATCAACACTTTATCAACGAGTGACATACGGTAGAGTAACAGTGATTTAAATCACACAGTCCGCCGTGAAGCGGATGAATTACAGGAACGACGAGGCTTCTTAAGAATAAAAACAACATCCCCGCTTTCTCCAAACGGAAACGCGTCATGTGTGACGTCAGCAGCGCGTATTTAAATCCGAGTTTCACTTTCACAGCCCATCTAGAGAGATATGTGACAACAACATGTTAAAAGTTTTGTTGAGAAAGAAACAATGTTGAGAGTTTATTTGTAAACATAATGAAAACGGAATGAAAACCtagtgagggagagagagacgaTACAATACAAACAAATTATGTAATGTAATTTCAAAAGAATGAGGAAAATAAAATGGGCTGAATCAAAACTAAACGATTTTTAGAAAAGTTACAGAATAATCTGCCATTCTTCTGAAGCCACTCCCCCTgttcttttgtttatttaaacatgttaattacacaaataaaatgtttattaagcgaAACCAAGATTCTGCTGAAAGAGTGCTCAGATGCGGGTGAAAGTTCGTTGCTACAACAACAGTAGACCATAGTCTCCAAATGCAGTTCAGTATTTCAGAATGAAACTCATTTAACTTGTGATCACGAcataagacagaaaaaaaatattatccatGGCCGTTTAGGGCTTCCGTACACTAATAGTTTGTATGATATTACTTTTGtcattaaaatacaataaacaaTTTTCCGCTGCTGTGAGGGAAGTTTCTACAGGTCTATGGGAGTGATGTTAAAAATaacatctttctctctttccaCTGCCGTTATCGATCGCACTCTATTTTATCCctctttttgaaagttgtgaaatCACTGTTATTGCGTTTTTCTTTGGCTATTTGAGGAAATGgggacacaaaaaaaatatatttaatgttttctCTCATTCACCATTATAAAAGTTAACCAAACTATGACGACTATTGCTCTAAGAAACCTGGAAATGTGAAAAGGATCTGTTTATATTcgtatatattcaaataatcaGACTACAATGTCTTTGTCAATCCAACCCATAGCCGTCTATGGTATGCAtgcttttttgcttttttattgtttcattaataaaaataatcagaGCACATCAACCATATGGAAGATTAAATACGATTAAATTGTTGCGTAATAATTTTCACTGGGTAGACCTATCCAGATTTAAAATTTCTTAAGTGCTAAATAACAATGACTGCGCTACCTGGAATTTTGGTCAAGGATATTgtcattgtttaaaaaatatacaagatgcttcaaatgattattcatGAATGTAAATGCACTTGAAGACAAGGTGATGTATGTTATGGAAAATCTAATAAAGAATCAATCGTTCTTTCTTAAAGTTTATGGACACCAAGATGTTTTTGTCTGAGACCATAGAGAGTAGCTagtgctctgtagagaagtttgtcccttAAGGGCTACCGTAggaaccatagaccgtaaaaaaatatggacgactggacatcatccgtttccgcttggcagatttgaagcttttagggcgacctgcacggcgcggacatcttgggaccgagtctgcgcagtagagcacaggaagtagagcaggaagtacagtcgcaatatcaaaagcccgcccacactcgcgcagatgcagaacaattaattatgttggtgtgaaataaacagttatggaaatgtagaaattaaagctaaagctctaatctgctcccaaaaatttcgaaaaaagtccgtagtgcctcagtgacaacttcactcagagaagccgtcagtctcagctgtcaatcatgacgtcacaccccccgtttttatagcatcaaataactaactcaaagtaaacttattttaaaaacgaacacctgaaatgaaatcatcgtgatgataactgccttcagtgacataaactaactttggggaaaaaatatttgaagtgtaattttattatttagtttgcctcgcgtccattagaaaacacagaggggcggctatactgggaccggacaccggggggcgatcgaggagcgaaagcttcagtaaatgagagggagactgcaggcttggtagGAACACAGCGGCACAAAATGGCGGCTTCCCtgtagcccctttcacactgcacgttggacccgcaatattcccggaacattgccgggtcgccttctgtgtgaaagcaaccacgtcccgggattgattaccgaactgAACCTGGGTCGGGGCTCTAGTAccattgcggtattcgacccgggacgagcgctgtgtgaacaaaagccgaaactaatgccgcagcgtgtgcgtagttatcgtgcgactcctagagcttgttttttcaataacacaaccctgcagtgccagaagagctcgtcggtgttttaaacgcagagagtgttcgtctacaaaagaaactaaaattaaacaagcagaaatgagcgcaaactggacacaagtcgagaccacggagctccttactatccgcgctgaagcggagatcgctcgccgttatacgtcacatccggatgtcacgtgtcaactcgacccggggccgttacgggttgtgtgtgaaagcgcacatattacagtatttcgctggcagtgtgaatggaccaaatctagcggcccgggaacaaatgctgggtcgcattatccgtgtatttgccggaatcgcagtgtgaaaggggcttaagtggACCCGCaacggctcattctaaggtaataaaaacataacggcaCATTATGTAAGGAcggaaaacatagttatgtatattattttgcatttctgttaatagatcctcataaatactacacactgcacctttaacaaaATGTACAATAACAGAAATCTGAGCTATGAATCCATCATCTTCCATATTCATGGTGATTCTGAAGTGACTGAGCAGTTTCACCTTCACCTCCTCAGGTTATCATCATGTGGACTTTTGAAGCTTCGGCTGATAAGAGGTAAACGCTCAGATGTTTGCTGACTTCACTGTGATTGTAAAGCAGAATGACACAGCGAAATGCATTTAAGATCgctaacactttacaacaaggCTATATTTGTTAATGCATAAATGGGGCATTTTTGTGAAGTGTTAGCAAACATTTCCAAGTTAAGGAAAATCTAAcgaaataaagtgttaaaaGTGTCCGAGTATTTCAGTTATTAAAAGAATAcattgttaaatatttttacttagaatattattaatagtaatatAGTTTATCAAGTGAAATCACGTCCAATTGGTTTTATTATGCATCATATAGCAAGCATAATAATATAGCTTCATTGAACAGAtgggaaagaaaaaataatataactaataataaaaataatataatataattttctaGCTGAAAGAAAatggatggcttgagggtgagtgaataatgggataattttcatttttggataaactattttttttattgcaaaattCACAATCAAAACAATTCAATATACAACAAATATAAACCATGTTTCAAATCAAAAGGAAAAGTATGTTTCAGTAGGCTACTTTTAGAAATGTAAAGGAAAAGTCTATTGAAAAATAAACctaaaagaaaaaggaaatagagaaaagagaggaaaaagaaaagaaagaagagggtacaaaaatatttttggggGTAAACTATCGCCGACATTTCGCGGTCTTCTCCTCACACGGAGCATGTGCACTGCGCATGCTCCTGACCTAGCGAACAAACCACGCCCACGTCATATCGTCAGAGACTCAAAACGTCAAGCATGTGACGCAGAAAAATCTGATTTTTGCACAGGAACAGCCACATTTCCCGATTAAACGCGATATTATCAGGCATTATGGCGCAGAATATAATGCTGTACTGGGGCACGGGCTCTCCTCCGTGCTGGAGGGTCATGATTGCGCTCGAGGAGAAGCTTCTGCAGGGATATAAACACAAACTTCTGTCGTTTGATAAGAAAGAGCACCAGTGTGCAGAAGTGAAGGCGCTCAACCCCAGAGCTCAGGTGCGTCTGTGTGAGAATTATATGATTGTGTTGCGTGTTTACTATATATGCTACTTTAACGAAGCATCAAACATTTACTaaagttttgtttttacattattgctcttttattttatgtattttttgcagcttcCAACTTTGAAGCACGGAGATATCATTGTGAACGAGTCTTTCGCCGCATGTCTCTATCTGGAGGTAAATTAGTCTCATAAACACACAGAGGGGCGTGGCGAGAGCTCAGCGCTAGGAGAAATAAATGGCCAGTTTATACAAACACAATCCGAAAGTTTTATAACTCACCTGtcaaatgtctgtctgtctgtctgctctgCAGGAGAGCCCCAAACAGGTTATGATATAGTCTAAAAGATGCTATGTCATACATAAAATGTCGAAACTACCAGTAGAATGAATAAAAAGAGATTTTGCGCCTATTTCAACCTATAAAATACTAGGTTCATTTATTGAAAACGTACAGTTACCATAACATTATGGTATGCATACAGAACATTAACAACAAATACCGGTAATTCAGGCTAAATTCCAGTGTAGAAATATGGTAACAAATACGTAGCAAACATAGGCTACCAGAAGTGCATTGTAAACACTTAACCATACACGGTGATAATTAGGTTATTGATTCATAATAAAAGGCAACAGACATGTTAGACATCTAACAGACATCTAATAGGCCGCTATTagagaccggcctttatttaTCTTCGGTGACAGCGAGACCGGCCAATGTTGGAGACCCCGCCACTAATGGAATACAGGCCAATATTAGAggatttacagtatatatatatatatatatatatatatatatatatatatatatatatatatcagcagCGGCTCGTCCATAACTGGGGCGCCGACCTGCCTgcctgtttttatttgtattattatcatttatttataataataattattataaatgtttatataaaatttatttatataaaagcCCGACCTCGGGCTTTTCCTGAGGTCGGTTCGATCGAAAGGCTTGGCTAACTAGCTGGCAATCTTTTACTTCCCTTGCTTACTGTTTAAAACGAGTGTGATAGCTCGTGGACACAGACCTGAAACATATAGCTAATATAATTTATCATTATGCGTTTGCACTCTTTCCTAtctggacacggagcataaaaaacatgcaacttgttcattatcattatctgggaaactgttgatttctatagccctattcggactggattagtttaacatggggacatgggggtaaagtaattattaccagaggctctcggtgattttagtcccgtccgaatgtgccatctcggtaatcattacagacaatgtcagtaaagattaccgagacttttaccttctgtaaaaaggtccggaaaaatgacctggggtaatactaatcccgttcgaatagacccgctgtaaaaatgtatggtaaaattccgtcattgcctgtttaaaagttaaaaaaagagcacattttgcgaccttggaggcgcttgaagctttcggttgcgttgtaggtggtggggcaaatctgtggaaaatgcccagtattttccgcatatcatttaaagcaaaaagaagatcaaaagcacttattagaggcacaacacattttagctctaggaaagtgtctcttaccaacataatccaatcagaatcgttagactggacctaactgtttattaaaacacatatatatattgagacggagttcagactggcgctcaggttgtgtttgctcacgttataacggtaacgtcatacacacatgacgtcaaggaggtgcgtaaagcgagttactcctcccacttctgctagttttactaagatgtcttatcccgtgcgaattggcaaTTAATATTACaaacgtcctgaggtaaaatgactttacccccacgtccccatgtaaaactaatccagtccgaatagggcttatggcagttaaattaatattgtattttttattagactattggtattgactggatTGAGTTCTtttattggtataggcaaggAACATGGCCTCAGGCGctccataatgcaggaaatcacatctacaaaatcataataaaaaataaatatcccATTTCCGGACAGTTAATGTGATATTGTATGTAATACTTCTTGTTCTCATGgcattgacaaaattatgattgtcaaaactgaatttttgtcataattttgaatttgtatgTTATAATTTCTGcttatgtcataattataaCTGTTCATGTCATGATTTCTGCTTAGTATGTCAATTTCAACATTATGCAAATGTAAGTCTACTTTTCAATTCATAATTATGAATTAGTATAGCATCACTTCTTATATCAAAATTATGACTTACAAAAGCACTTTTTCTTATATGACGAAAATCTGCattcacaaaaatatgaaaaatgaaaaatgtgtaTTTCAACATTATTGAATGCATTCGTAAAAAGTTTACATGTGTTCGCTCGCAAAATAGCACAAACGTTTTGTGAGTGAACGCACATAAAAATCTTGTGGAATCCGTTTTTATGAAAGAAcgtaaaaacattaaatatatattttaaacttccGTCATATTTCTTCATTACTGTTAGTTTAGAGGGTCTGTAACAAAaagaaaatatgacaaaaacatcaataattaatttgtttttCTTGTTGTTTTTAATATGTTCCAATGTATACTTTACATGATTTTATGCTTGTAAAAAAAGCAAATAAacattcacagcgcttcactttttccacatttaatgttacagccttattccaaaattgattaaatatttttttccccagaaaattctacaaacaataccccataatgacaacatgaaagaagtttgtttgaaatctttgcaaatgtattaaaaataaaaaacaataaatttCACAGCCTTTGGTCAGCACTCTGCTAAAGCTCCTTTGGCTCCGATCACAGCCTCAAGTCTTCTTGAGTTTGATGCTCAAGCTTGGCACACACTATTTCTGGGCAGTTTCTCCTGTTCTTCTTCACAGGACCTCTccagctccatcaggttggatgggaaGCGTCAGTACACAGCCATTCTCAgatctccagagatgttcagtcGGGTCTGGGCTTTAGTTGGGTCGCTCAAGGACATTCCCAGAGTTGTCCTGTAGCCACTCCtgtgttatcttggctgtgctTAGGGTCGCTGTCCTGGAAGATGAACCTTTATCCCAATCTGAGGTCCAGAgggctctggagcaggttttcatcaaggattcATCTTTCCCTAGATCCGGtttagtctcccagttcctgccgtTGAAAACCCCCCCACAAcattatgctgccaccaccatgcttcactgtagggatgtattggccaggtgatgagcggtgcctggtttcctccagacatgacggttgccattcaggccaaagagttcaatctttgtttcatcagaccagagaatgttgtttctcatggtctgagagtccttcaggagccttttggcaaactccaggtgTGCTGTCATGTGTGCCTTTCACAGTCTTCTGTCTGGATATTCTCCCacacaggcctgattggtgaaGAGCTGCAGAggtggttgttcttctggaaggttctgcTCCCTCCACATAGTAACGATGGAGCTCATTTTGGAACAAGGCTGtaaccagtgttggggaaagttactttgaaaagtaatccattacaatattgcgttactcctttaaaaagtaactaattgcgctacttagttactttttaagaaaagtaatgttgCCGTCCTTTTTCTCACTTTTTCTTTTTGAGGAAATGTAAAGACTCTCACTCCAAAATTGAAATAACAGGAAATGCATATTCACATCTGTACAGTGGACCGCACAACTCTAACAAACCTTTTGGATGTGCTGCCATTCTGGATAATGGAAGAGTAGGACGCaggagaatatatatatattttttacaatttatcaataaaaaaaatctaaagtcatttttgctCTAGTTTAACTGAATCAGTTACTGTCAGCAACAAAGTCTCTGCaattactatttctctcaacatCAGGACAGGAGAgcgtcagtcaataaatgggagAGCAAAGTAACTAgcgttacttatttgaaaaagtatctcagatattttgttgtaaattttaagtaatgtgttactagttaattgaaaaagtaatctgattagataactcaagttacttgtaatgcccCCAACAGTGGCTGTAACATAAAATGCCGAAAAAGTGAAGCGCAGTGAATACTCTCCAGATAATACTTAAAACTCcaagaaaaatattaaaacgttttttaaaattgaaCCCATTGAATCCATTCATTTTTTGCAGCGAATGAACAGATGAGTGTCACAGTCTGATCAGTGTTTCTGGTTTCTAGAGTGCGTTCAAGACTCAAGGAGCCCGTCTGATCCCAGATGACCCAGCCGAACAGGCACTCGTCTACCAGCGGATGTTTGAGACCGAAAACCTGCAGAAGAAAATGTGTAAGTGGTTTAAATCATGAGCATACATTTAAAGCAGCCTCATTCACTACactgaacagccaatcagagttctCGCTCTCATCAAATGCTGAATCGGCCCTAAAAAACACTGACTAGAGCCACACTGAAAAAAACCAATCGGCTGATGCTCAAGaacttctgcaagaaccaatgagaatatttttt encodes the following:
- the LOC137047894 gene encoding glutathione S-transferase A-like; its protein translation is MAQNIMLYWGTGSPPCWRVMIALEEKLLQGYKHKLLSFDKKEHQCAEVKALNPRAQLPTLKHGDIIVNESFAACLYLESAFKTQGARLIPDDPAEQALVYQRMFETENLQKKMYDVAFYEWAVPEGDRHESALKRNKENLITELKLWDGYLEKMGKGSYLAGKNFTMADVVCFPVIAYFPRLHCPKERCPRLMEYYEMMKDRPSVKASWPPHWLDNPEGQDTLKDL